The Manihot esculenta cultivar AM560-2 chromosome 8, M.esculenta_v8, whole genome shotgun sequence genomic interval CCATACAAGTCTTTTTCTGTTACTCGCGACCGCAACCACGATTTAAAACTATGATTAGAATCCAACCGCCAATATATACTTGGAGAAGATTCTTACCAGGCAAATCACACAAGTTCCTTCATCCTCGCTTTGGCCTGAAGAACGATATACTGTTTCTGTCAAACACTTGGATATCAGATCTTCATCCAAACCTGTGCTGACACTCCCAATCCTTTCACCCAGTGCAAGTAGTTCCTGCTTGGTCCAATCATTCAAGAAGTTTAAGATTTCACAAAACCAGAGAGAAACAGACgtcaaataaaataacaataataacctCATAGCTCATGTTGTCTATATCTAGCCTCATATCCCTATGCTGATCAAACAAATTTCTGGATCCATAAAAGGCTGAGCGATCCACAACCATAAAACCCTGTAGCACAATAGTAGAAAGTCCACTTAGAAGCAAATAAGCAACAAAGAATCAGATAATGATGCCTTAAAGATGCGGGAGATCATTGAACAGACAAAAAAATGCAATAATCAGCATCTTAAGTAATCTATCATGCAATTATGGAAGAAACAGCAGTCATTTAGAAAAAGAGAAGTTATGGCATATCATTCCATCTCATACACTTCTCTCAAAATGTACTAAAGCAAAATCATTTAGGAATTATACCTCAGATGAAAATCGATCATGAAGACTTGGCTCATTGGGCAGCGATCTGTATCTCTCATAAGAATTCCTTGATCTCCCATTCCTATCACTATTACGCCAAGCTGCAGTTGATAATAGCCTTGGTTGTCTGGATGAGAAATTTTCGGCAACCAATGGCATCCCATCATCAGAAGGTGCCATATGCCCCAACCGCAAACTGCTGGAGGAAGCCCTGAAAGTTGGGCTAGGTCTCTGAGAATAGCTACTGCGAATGCCTCTGGCAGAATGTGCTGAGGCACTATGGAAACTTTGAGGAACAACAGGGTTTCTACTTGAAATGAAATCATGGTGATATCCCCTAACATCTGCAGAAGCATTAGGTATGCTGCTTCCAACAAGGAAGTGGTTTGTCTCATGAGTATAACCATTAGCATCTGTGGCAGAGAGGCAAATTAGAAATATTGGAATTCAAATGTTGCATGAAAAATTATATGTACATTACTAACCCGAAACTAGCATCCTTCCAGAAGCAGTAGATGTTCTGGTATGACTCCAGTTATGTGTCATAGCGCTAGAACTTTGACTTGAGAAATCCACTGAGCTGGAATGGTCAAAAGGGTGACCTGCATGATAGGAATTATGGGAAGAATTGCTAGATAAATGGGTCCTAGACAGGTTGGTTTCTAGATCAAGTGCAGGCCTGCTTCTAACATTCCTGATAGAACTCTCAGGCCCAATTGAGAGATTGCCTCGATGGCTAGGGGCCATAGTAATGCATTCCCAGGCCATATATTGAGGATCTAAATTTGGTTTCTCCAGCCGCAACTCGGAAGGCACAGAGGGATCCGATGAACTTCCAGCACCATAATACCTGCTTGTACTGCCCCCTTCACATGAAGAGGGGACTCCAGGGCTTTTTCGCTTGTGGGGCCCCCTTCCATTGCCCATTGTAAGATCAAAAAGGTCACCCTCAATGCCATTAATCGTCTGTCTGTCATAATTGGAAGACGAAGCATGTGCATGATTTTCTGGAACTGCACAAAAGGTTCCCACTGTTGATGAATGCAGAAAAGGATCATGAGATGGGCCTGCAGCATCTGGCTGATAATGTGACACTTCAACACTGTGGCTTGAGGAAATAAATGCATTTGACATTGGTGCAGGGTTCCGTTGAGACGCAAAATGCACTCCATCCAGAGGCATACTTTCAGCATGGTAAAAGAAAGCACCATTCTCAGCAGGACCTACCCTGGCTGCATGAACTAGAGTATTAGATGTCGAACTCTTATGAAAGCTATGCAGATCTAGCTACAACCTCAAGAAAGCTATATAATGCCCTTTTTAGCTTTAATGCACCCCAAAATAGCTCCTAGTTTCACAAGTTCAATTCTTGTGCATCAAATGTTTTCCCCCTACCGCTGAAAAAATGACTTGTAAAGCTTAGCAAAATAACAGAATTGATGAAGCTTGCACAACCTTAAAAGTACTGATATCACAATAAATATAGACCACAATATCACAAAGCAAACCAAGTCATGTCTGGCCATATATGATAAGTTACAATGCAAACTATCAAGGGATCTGGACCATTTCATGGCATTTTCATCGAGAATATTTtccctaaaaataataatttgcaaaattttaaattagcaaTACCCAAATTTGCATAAGGTTGCTCTATATGCATATTATTCCAATTCTGATCCTGTTCGCCGTCGAACATTTGGGATGTGCTGAATAAATGCCTATGACCCATAACAATATTCCTTCGAACTTGAATTATGTCAAATTAAGGAGAAACCCAAAATCTGTATCAATAAAAAGTATCTCAATTAGCAAAAATAATGGCATAAATTATTCTaaataagaaaacaaaacaaTCCCCTCTTTGTTAAGTATGCTTATACATTATGTTCAAATTTGCAAGAGCTATGTTTATCATCACAAATTTTCTACCAAAATGCCAAATGAACTAGTTTCAAGCATGTGATTGTGCATATGTTTTTGTGTCAATCATATTTATTTGTggtcttaatatatatattatatatatatgttaatattaataattcaaACAAATGTTTACCACTTACCATTAACCATTCAAATTAGAGTACACTGAATTTTTTTAAGCCTTGAATCTTAGGAGGTCAAGACACCAAAATTGTAAATCAACATGCCCTTACTTTCACAAATGAAACAAGGCTATCAACGGCAACATCCTATTAGAATGCTAGGACATGATGCAGTGGAAAACAATAAAGGCGGCTCCCCAAACTGAGAATAATTGACCGTGAGTAGATAGAGACATCTGTATAGCCAAAATGAGAAGTAAGAAGATTGGATTATTTTGATCCTATCATCTCCAAGCACTGACTGAACTAATAAGTATTAGACTAGGAGATTCATAAGAAATAACAACcaagaaaaaaaatctctctcctgGAGAAATAATGGATCCAACTCCGGTATAAGCAGAGATAAATGGTCATATATCTTACAAGCAGTGGGAAAATATGTTGGTACCTACTGCACAAGTCAATTGTCTTAAATCATCACTAGCACTGCAAGATGTAATCTCACCTACCATGTTACCGCATCAAATGCTATTAGACAGGAAGCCTCTCCTAGAAAGCCAAATGTGAGATATAGAGCTAAAGAAATTACTAAAACGTTCCTATAAACTATTACCAATCTCCTTCTTAGCCACCAACCTTTTGAGGATCGATATAATAATCACTGCaaaaaaaacatgtaaaattAACAGGAAACTGTCTTGCAACATATTGTGAAATGAAAGAGAAGTTGGAGACATGCTAAAAACTTGCAGGCATGAAAAAAAATCCGTACCAGTCAAGCAATAGGAAGAGATCCCAGATTCATAATTTTAACAAACTGAAGAAGCTGATATATTACTCGCAGAAGTTATTTGGGAGAAAACTGTTTGTTGATTTTTGATAGATTTATACCTCTTCAAAATACCAGGAAAATCATAATTCTAAATCATAATGACAGCAGAAATAGGAAGAAATGAAGTTGTGAACTATCAAGTGAAAGGTGATAGTCCCAAAGATATCTAAGGAACACGTGGTTATTTAAAGTTAAACAGAAACACAGTAACACATGCATGTTTGCCTTTTCAAGGTACAGTAGGCATAAAGTAAAAGTATATTAAACAAAgggaaaaaaatagagaaatttcTAGAGTGAAAAAATGGAAACTAAAACCCCCAAGTGCTTCCTCACTAATTGTAGGAAAAAGATAATTCTAATTCTAAAATAACTTATCATCAACATTCAACAAATGCCTAAAGACTCAAAAGGACATGAGAAGGAAGAAATAATAGGGTAAGGACAAGAGATGGAGAAACTAACTTTCTTAGTTTTTGAAAGCAAAATCTTTCACTTCTTTTGGTAAACAATATTACCTTCAACATTTGAGTAACTGCCTATGAGTTTGTTTTACTTCAATCACCACTTCTTCTTGCAATTCCAAtcaatagttaaaataaaataaaacaaaaatcctTAAAAGGGTTTAATTCCAAATACAAATTGTAAAAACCTTAAAACTACATATGAATAGTTATTGCCTAAGATTAGCTGAATAATTTAGACTTAAATTTGCGTCTTACCTGTATAACTTCATACATTTTGTAAGTTAACTGCACCATGAAAAATgaagtaaaaataaaagttcTAATAGCCAGCCAGGAACTGCAATATTGAGCTGATGTAGAATTTACAACCACACTGTCCTAGTTTACCACTAAAAGTTGTAAGTGCAGTAATTTTTACAACAACTAAGTCTTAGTCTCAGACTAGTTGAGGCCAGCCATATGGATCCTTTTTCACTTTTCAGCTTTTTTTGAAGCTAATTTTAATACCcaaaaattgtaaatatttttatattatttccaTCCACGTCATTTGTGATTTTATTCTTCATTGCAAACTCGGTTATCAATAGCTCTACCATAAAATAGATGAATTTAAAAAGAAGTTTCGCTACAAGATCCAAATTGGTTGTATAAATGGGAAGAATGATGGAGAAAGACACCTAAAAGAGGCATAAATAGTATAGAAAATCTTTAAAAGACAACGGCCAAACCAAGAAAAGATTAAGCAGCCATTTTATTGCCCGCATAGTAGTTCCTAATTCTATATTCCTACTTGAAGTTGCTTGTCCAAGATAACTGTAAATTTCCACATTAAGATGAAATCTTCCCCTAATTATAATGAAAAGTTTCTCTAAAAACTAGAATATACATGATTATAATAAGACAGCGTCGATTGTTACTATTGAAGTCTTTTATGATACAAAATCAAGGGTTGTATGTGTACCCCTAGAAAAGCATATGCAATAATCTGCATAAAACAAGCTTCCATAGTTCATATACATGTTTATAGATATTCCTGAAGATGAGTAAAAAAGAAGATGTCTAAGACACAAGGGGACACTCCCTAATGCCCAAGTCTCATAATTGTTCTTTAGTTTACAGCAGCAAAAACAAGCCTTGCCAGCAGCATAGTTAATTAATATGCAATCAGCACTCCAGTCAAGACACTCCATCTAGGAAGTGAAATTATGATCATTTGGACTTTTGATTTCAGTCGTGAGACATTAGGTACAAGTTTCCCCTCCAAGCTCATGACCTATGTAAACCTGAAGCCATCAGGCCTTGAACTTCAGCTATATAGACATTAGTATTCCATgcttttaattattgttttccCCTATGATCAAGCTTACTGCCACCTAATGCTCTGCAACCAATGTGTAAATCACAAAATTTCTGGAGGTAACTAATGCATATCGCAGCACTCACAGCAATCCCAAAATTATGCCACCATCCATCACCAGATAAACCAAGTCGGTACAACATTAAGGGCACACCATTTTGATTATTCCCACAAGATAATTTTAGGATATCACATCTCATGATAGATCAAAATGCAGGCTGCAGATTATCTAGGTGACATCCGCTGAGCACACAGACATTAACGAATCCAACCTGAATTACTACTTCACAACTTCTGACCGAAACATATAAAGTTGACTACCACTCCAACAGAACTTCTGAAAATCAACCTTCATCCCCCCACACTGCACACCAAAAGGATCACATAGCAGGATTATAATTAGCCTCTTCATATTAATGCCACTTCCTAGATTTCCAATGATAATCTGTAGGACATTTTTTGCATCATTAATCATAATAGAAAACAAATAAGTCCATCAATCATGATCCTCAACTATAATTGTACAAATTTGCTTTTTATGGCAATAAACATAAGGCTTCCCACTGCGGAATTAGATTATCCAATAGCAAAAATGATGTTCAAAGTAATAAGAATAAGTAATGCTTGAAAGTGGAATTGGAAATCTTTAATACCATATACTTTGCTCTCCCCGAAAGAGACAACTTATATAACTGCAAAACAACAGACTGAGCTACTCTATTTTGAAGAGAACACAGGGTTTACCCAATAACCACAATGCGCCTGCAACACCATTTTCAATTCAGCATGTTTGGAAAGAAAAAAGCATTAACTTGATATTCAACACCAAGTGACAAAGGTAAATATATCGAGCCAATTATATACCACATATAACCtaaaatgaggaaaaaaaacCATCAGAATTTGGGAAATGAAGACTTAAAATATAGATGATGTGTGGCAATACATTTTCAGAAATGTAGGAGTAAACTATGACGAGAATATAACCTTGAGCTAGCTGTTATTGGCCCACTTGGCCAACAGCTACAAAGCTACTAGGGATAAAATATGCAAGTTGATATTCGAATTGTCAGAGAAAGgggataaaagaaagagaatttaATAGAGAACATGCATCATCAAAACTTCTTACCTACAAACATGGACTTGACATCTATTCATCCTTCAGTTCAAAATCAACAATGTGACCAACAGTAAACACCATCAGATCAGAAGTGAGAACTAAACCTGCACAATAAGAAAAACAATCTAAATCTAGTTGATGCTAAGGTCATCAAGAGTAAAACTAGCGCTTAACTCAGGCCCTCATTCAAAAAACTAACATTTCAAATGCTTACACtataaagtagaaaaaatatCTTAAGGTTTACTGCCACAAGAAAACTATATCAGTATCTTATAAGgcagaatcagaaaaaaaaaattacaacaaTAGCTAAGAGTATCTTCTTTCACTTCCACAAATTTGGTCAGCTTGGTGCATTAAAGACGACAACAAACGGGTAGTACTCGTGGAGTTCAATAGAAGCATGAAAACAAACAAGACATTTACTCAAATTCACTTGAATGAACAAAAATTATGCTCAGCAACCCAGCAAACGACTACCTTTGATTTGAAGAGCCTAGAAAAAGAGAATAGGATGATGGGCGTTCAGAGTAAGACATGAGAAGGTCAAAGGTACCCAAGAAGTACCAATAGCTCTTCTATAGCAAGATAGACACCTCTTACCTAACTGAATAACAGATTCAAAATAAATCTAGAATCTCTCTTCCAAATACCATATTGTACTGTTTAAACTTGACAGCACTAGTGTGTATTCAAGTACATTATTGAAACAAAAAATAACTAACGACAAAGAGAACCAAATGTAGACTTGCATGCAAATCTATGCCCGTGTAACTTCATCTAAGAGAGATATTGGGTTAATTAAATTAGAAAGTAAAGAGGTCTTATATTATTGAGACTAGATTAGCTGAACTCAACTGATACAACTTACAGACTAATTCTAAATATTCCCATATTAGAAAACGAGAAGTAAAtataaaactatataaaaaatgGAAAATGATCACATGAAAAATAAGTATAACTCCACCTAATTCAGAAAATCCATAATTCCTAAATACAggtcaaacaaaaaaaaaagttaaaaaataaaaaagagaaagcCAAGGGGCAACAACCAAAAGCTAAAAGAAACTATTAACAACACGATCAAAGGCAAAACCAAAAACTGATCCAACCAGAAGATGATCAGACAGCAGATAATCAGAATTAAACGAATTTAAATGATCAAACCAGGAAACAGAAGCCAAAAGCTGATCAATTATAATATGATCAAACAGCAgataacaaaaataaagaaaaaaaaggtcgatcaaagcagattaagacaaaaaattgcgaaacatgataccgagatgatcaaacggAAAAGTCTACCTTGAAAATCCAGCGCCGGAAAGGGAATAAaagttagagagagagagagaagaaaatgGGTAAGGTAAGGTGAGATGAGGTTTGTTCCGCGAAGGAACAATGAAGTAAAGCGGTTGGGTGCTTGCGTTTGGCCCTGCTTCAAGAAATAAGAGGAGGAGAAAATGGCTGGTATGCCCACCGTTACCGGCTACCGATACAAAACGTATTAACTATTagtgaatatatttttattttgataaagaaattatttattatttcataattatatttaaatttataatttaaattaaaataaaatatctgaaAATTTGTAATTCTTTATATATTCATCCAGTTATTTGTTTTATCAATTCAATTactattactaattaatattgttatagaataataattttgatagttattttcttttaaatatatgaatttaagaaaataaacaagcaaagctgtttttttaataatttaactcCTAAATGAAACCGGGCATGTGAGGGTGTTTTGGTATTTTTGAACTAGGTAAATAGTATTATAGTCGACTACGAATTCTAAATAAATTGGA includes:
- the LOC110620885 gene encoding probable E3 ubiquitin-protein ligase HIP1 isoform X2, which codes for MFVARVGPAENGAFFYHAESMPLDGVHFASQRNPAPMSNAFISSSHSVEVSHYQPDAAGPSHDPFLHSSTVGTFCAVPENHAHASSSNYDRQTINGIEGDLFDLTMGNGRGPHKRKSPGVPSSCEGGSTSRYYGAGSSSDPSVPSELRLEKPNLDPQYMAWECITMAPSHRGNLSIGPESSIRNVRSRPALDLETNLSRTHLSSNSSHNSYHAGHPFDHSSSVDFSSQSSSAMTHNWSHTRTSTASGRMLVSDANGYTHETNHFLVGSSIPNASADVRGYHHDFISSRNPVVPQSFHSASAHSARGIRSSYSQRPSPTFRASSSSLRLGHMAPSDDGMPLVAENFSSRQPRLLSTAAWRNSDRNGRSRNSYERYRSLPNEPSLHDRFSSEGFMVVDRSAFYGSRNLFDQHRDMRLDIDNMSYEELLALGERIGSVSTGLDEDLISKCLTETVYRSSGQSEDEGTCVICLEEYKDMDDVGSLKFCGHNYHVSCIKKWLSMKNLCPICKASAVADNMKE
- the LOC110620885 gene encoding probable E3 ubiquitin-protein ligase ZFP1 isoform X1 encodes the protein MGHRHLFSTSQMFDGEQDQNWNNMHIEQPYANLARVGPAENGAFFYHAESMPLDGVHFASQRNPAPMSNAFISSSHSVEVSHYQPDAAGPSHDPFLHSSTVGTFCAVPENHAHASSSNYDRQTINGIEGDLFDLTMGNGRGPHKRKSPGVPSSCEGGSTSRYYGAGSSSDPSVPSELRLEKPNLDPQYMAWECITMAPSHRGNLSIGPESSIRNVRSRPALDLETNLSRTHLSSNSSHNSYHAGHPFDHSSSVDFSSQSSSAMTHNWSHTRTSTASGRMLVSDANGYTHETNHFLVGSSIPNASADVRGYHHDFISSRNPVVPQSFHSASAHSARGIRSSYSQRPSPTFRASSSSLRLGHMAPSDDGMPLVAENFSSRQPRLLSTAAWRNSDRNGRSRNSYERYRSLPNEPSLHDRFSSEGFMVVDRSAFYGSRNLFDQHRDMRLDIDNMSYEELLALGERIGSVSTGLDEDLISKCLTETVYRSSGQSEDEGTCVICLEEYKDMDDVGSLKFCGHNYHVSCIKKWLSMKNLCPICKASAVADNMKE
- the LOC110620885 gene encoding probable E3 ubiquitin-protein ligase ZFP1 isoform X3; protein product: MGHRHLFSTSQMFDGEQDQNWNNMHIEQPYANLARVGPAENGAFFYHAESMPLDGVHFASQRNPAPMSNAFISSSHSVEVSHYQPDAAGPSHDPFLHSSTVGTFCAVPENHAHASSSNYDRQTINGIEGDLFDLTMGNGRGPHKRKSPGVPSSCEGGSTSRYYGAGSSSDPSVPSELRLEKPNLDPQYMAWECITMAPSHRGNLSIGPESSIRNVRSRPALDLETNLSRTHLSSNSSHNSYHAGHPFDHSSSVDFSSQSSSAMTHNWSHTRTSTASGRMLVSDANGYTHETNHFLVGSSIPNASADVRGYHHDFISSRNPVVPQSFHSASAHSARGIRSSYSQRPSPTFRASSSSLRLGHMAPSDDGMPLVAENFSSRQPRLLSTAAWRNSDRNGRSRNSYERYRSLPNEPSLHDRFSSEGFMVVDRSAFYGSRNLFDQHRDMRLDIDNMSYEELLALGERIGSVSTGLDEDLISKCLTETVYRSSGQSEDEGTCVICLESMLQLAGGVQRYG